A single Methanolobus sp. ZRKC5 DNA region contains:
- a CDS encoding PAS domain S-box protein, with the protein MQYVKKNNDGFENLVDELPLGMLSCDREGNITAVNDFLLKILGSPSADATKKINILTFPPLLESGISSVIGETLRTGKNSSIETPYRSKWGKELFLSFKAFSKKSEYGRICGCYAIVEDLTNRRKATLEFEQNKRKDNLISKISSRFINSNFKEIDDDINKALKDLTYFVGADCVAVFSVDENTSYIVKTHEWCIDGVVSKIPLNEKWDTEKIVFKQLSNLQIISILDTDKIPEKNTHIREILQDLEIKSIAMIPLSRYGAFKNFIGVYSKNKRMDWNDNALYVLKIVGDMIANILDRQNTEGMLLKKEEEYEEIIHSIDSIIWKVVFDKEGNTLKTYIAEPVDRILGLPDGTIATDWDKYFDHIHPEDLQRVMDKLELTFKNPGTSLNEDYRMLTGDGKIIWMNSTGNSYLQDDGTFLTYGTSVNITERKMAEEEISRSEKKYRFLIEQSNDAIFLNRLDGQIVEVNDKACEMLSYPREELLKMNVIDLLTPELIVKGLDVVERLRKEDQIQGNTKYITGGGYVIDVEVNAKILEGYPDLAQAVVRDITERKMAENKLRESEALLNEVGRIVKIGGWELNVASGTTTLTPEVARIHETDKVYNLQGGLGHFPQGSREILEKAVNDAVEKCEPYDYELEFISVKGNHK; encoded by the coding sequence ATCCAATATGTCAAAAAAAACAACGATGGTTTTGAGAACCTCGTCGATGAATTACCCCTTGGCATGCTTTCATGTGACAGGGAAGGAAACATCACTGCAGTAAATGATTTTCTTTTGAAGATATTGGGGTCACCTTCCGCTGATGCCACAAAAAAAATCAATATACTTACTTTCCCGCCTCTTTTGGAATCTGGAATTTCCTCAGTTATTGGAGAAACACTTAGAACTGGTAAAAACTCCTCGATAGAAACACCTTACAGATCAAAGTGGGGAAAAGAGCTTTTCCTGAGTTTCAAGGCATTTTCAAAAAAGAGTGAATATGGACGTATTTGTGGATGCTATGCTATTGTTGAAGATCTTACAAATAGAAGAAAAGCAACCCTCGAGTTTGAGCAAAATAAACGCAAAGACAACCTGATATCAAAAATCTCAAGTCGCTTTATCAACAGCAACTTCAAGGAAATTGATGATGATATCAACAAGGCCCTTAAGGACCTGACATATTTTGTTGGTGCGGACTGTGTAGCTGTGTTCAGTGTTGATGAAAATACAAGTTACATTGTTAAAACACATGAATGGTGCATTGACGGAGTAGTATCCAAAATACCACTCAATGAGAAATGGGATACTGAAAAGATTGTGTTTAAACAATTAAGTAATTTACAGATAATAAGTATCTTGGACACTGATAAAATACCTGAAAAAAATACACATATACGAGAGATACTACAAGATCTTGAAATAAAGTCCATTGCAATGATACCTCTTTCGCGTTATGGTGCTTTTAAAAATTTTATTGGAGTATATTCTAAAAATAAGAGAATGGATTGGAATGACAATGCTCTATATGTCCTGAAAATTGTCGGGGATATGATAGCAAATATCCTAGACCGTCAAAATACAGAAGGAATGCTTCTTAAAAAAGAAGAAGAATATGAGGAAATCATCCATTCCATAGATTCAATAATATGGAAAGTTGTCTTTGATAAAGAAGGAAACACCCTGAAAACCTATATTGCAGAACCGGTGGACAGAATACTGGGACTACCGGATGGCACTATAGCTACTGATTGGGATAAGTATTTTGATCATATCCACCCGGAAGATCTCCAAAGAGTGATGGATAAACTTGAATTGACATTTAAAAACCCGGGCACTTCTTTGAATGAGGATTACAGGATGTTAACTGGTGATGGAAAGATAATCTGGATGAATTCCACAGGTAACTCCTATCTGCAGGATGATGGCACTTTTCTGACTTATGGAACCTCGGTGAATATTACAGAACGCAAAATGGCGGAAGAAGAGATAAGCCGAAGCGAAAAAAAATACAGGTTCCTTATAGAACAATCAAACGATGCAATATTTCTGAATAGACTTGATGGACAAATAGTTGAAGTAAATGATAAAGCCTGTGAGATGCTCAGCTATCCAAGAGAGGAACTCCTGAAAATGAATGTTATCGACCTCCTTACCCCGGAACTTATTGTGAAAGGGTTAGATGTTGTTGAACGTTTAAGAAAGGAAGATCAGATACAAGGTAATACAAAATATATCACAGGCGGTGGATATGTCATTGATGTAGAGGTCAATGCCAAGATCCTTGAAGGTTATCCGGATCTTGCGCAGGCCGTTGTCAGAGATATCACAGAGCGCAAAATGGCTGAAAATAAGCTGCGTGAAAGTGAAGCTCTTCTGAATGAAGTCGGTAGAATTGTAAAAATCGGAGGCTGGGAGTTAAATGTAGCATCAGGTACGACTACATTGACACCTGAAGTTGCAAGGATCCATGAAACAGATAAAGTTTATAATCTTCAGGGAGGATTGGGTCATTTCCCTCAGGGTTCAAGAGAGATCCTTGAAAAAGCAGTAAATGATGCTGTTGAAAAATGCGAACCATATGATTATGAACTGGAGTTTATCTCAGTAAAAGGTAACCATAAATGA
- a CDS encoding PAS domain S-box protein: MQDITELKEAEIELERNEIKYHALFEQSNDAIFLNKLDGQIVDINKKACEMFGYTRENLQNMNVVELLAPEQIESASLGMQQFRDQGFVHMYPLYIKANGETFDAEVNAKVLEGYSDLGLAIVKDISEQKKIEEKIIRSETKYRSLFEKSNDAIMIHDLNGKILEANDRACEMFGYNEEELKQRSMMDLTFPEDREDIKSRFRKIKTEGYCRRENKMLRSDGSLIYVDVSASLLKTQQDTIQTVGRDITDRVLTEADAINAKIEAETASRAKSEFLANMSHEIRTPLNSIIGFSDVMINGIAGELIPKQEQYMQHISDSGHHLLNLINDILDISKVEAGKMELHFEMIDVPTAMNEIIIITQSLTFKKKIKVSVDICENVPNVRADRSKFKQIMYNLLGNAIKFTSDEGHISILANVKDSKLLISIIDNGLGISPDDLKKLFKPFSQIDSSTSRSYQGTGLGLALVKELIELHGGKIWVQSELGKGSNFTFELPIDNKKQE; the protein is encoded by the coding sequence TTGCAAGACATAACAGAACTTAAAGAAGCCGAAATAGAACTGGAACGCAATGAGATAAAATACCATGCTCTTTTTGAACAGTCAAACGATGCCATATTCCTGAATAAACTTGATGGACAAATAGTAGACATAAATAAGAAAGCCTGTGAAATGTTTGGATACACACGGGAAAATCTTCAGAACATGAATGTTGTAGAGCTTTTGGCTCCAGAACAGATTGAATCAGCAAGTTTAGGAATGCAGCAATTCAGAGATCAGGGCTTTGTGCATATGTACCCATTGTACATAAAAGCAAACGGTGAAACCTTTGATGCAGAGGTCAATGCCAAGGTTCTTGAAGGATATTCTGATTTGGGGCTGGCTATTGTAAAGGATATCAGTGAGCAGAAAAAAATAGAAGAGAAAATAATTAGAAGTGAGACAAAATACAGGAGCCTTTTTGAAAAATCTAACGATGCCATAATGATTCACGACCTTAACGGAAAAATACTGGAAGCTAATGACAGAGCCTGTGAAATGTTCGGTTATAATGAGGAAGAATTAAAACAAAGATCGATGATGGACCTGACATTCCCAGAAGACAGAGAAGACATTAAATCAAGATTTCGGAAAATCAAAACAGAAGGTTACTGCCGTAGGGAAAACAAAATGCTTCGCTCAGATGGAAGTTTGATATATGTAGATGTTAGTGCTTCATTACTCAAAACGCAACAAGATACAATCCAGACAGTAGGAAGGGACATAACAGACAGAGTACTAACAGAAGCCGATGCCATCAATGCAAAAATAGAAGCAGAGACAGCAAGTCGTGCAAAGAGCGAATTCCTTGCAAACATGAGTCATGAAATACGCACACCATTGAACTCCATTATTGGCTTCTCAGATGTTATGATCAATGGTATTGCAGGAGAGCTGATTCCAAAGCAGGAACAATATATGCAACATATTTCCGACAGCGGACATCATTTGCTAAATCTTATAAATGATATCCTTGACATTTCAAAAGTAGAAGCAGGAAAAATGGAGCTACATTTTGAGATGATCGATGTACCAACCGCAATGAATGAAATTATTATTATAACGCAATCTCTTACATTCAAGAAGAAGATTAAAGTTAGTGTGGATATATGCGAAAATGTCCCGAATGTACGGGCAGACAGGTCAAAGTTTAAACAGATAATGTATAACCTGCTAGGAAATGCAATAAAGTTCACCAGTGATGAAGGTCATATATCCATACTCGCAAATGTTAAAGATTCTAAACTGCTGATTTCTATTATCGATAACGGACTCGGAATTTCCCCAGATGATCTGAAAAAACTGTTCAAACCTTTTAGCCAGATAGATTCATCTACTTCGAGAAGTTATCAAGGAACCGGACTTGGACTTGCATTAGTCAAGGAACTGATTGAATTACATGGTGGAAAAATATGGGTTCAGAGTGAATTAGGAAAAGGAAGTAATTTCACATTTGAATTACCAATAGACAATAAAAAGCAGGAATAG
- a CDS encoding peroxiredoxin, whose product MPLIGDSAPSFTAETTAGAISFPRDYKGKWVIFFSHPADFTPVCTTEFMTFAGMQDDFKTLNAELLGLSIDSIYAHIAWLRTIKEKIEYKGMKEVEITFPVIADLKMDIAKKFGMVQPNASDTQAVRAVFMIDPKAKIRAILYYPLSNGRNMDEVRRLLLAMQKSDAENVATPANWQPGDDVIIPPPGSCGTAKERVESKDEDTYCLDWFMCFKKQ is encoded by the coding sequence ATGCCTTTGATAGGTGACAGTGCACCATCATTTACTGCTGAGACAACAGCTGGTGCGATAAGTTTTCCAAGGGACTACAAAGGTAAGTGGGTAATTTTTTTTAGCCATCCTGCTGATTTCACGCCAGTATGCACTACGGAGTTCATGACCTTTGCAGGTATGCAGGATGATTTCAAGACGCTAAATGCTGAACTGCTGGGGCTTTCCATTGACAGTATCTATGCTCATATTGCATGGCTTCGGACCATCAAGGAAAAAATAGAATATAAGGGCATGAAAGAAGTGGAAATTACTTTCCCGGTTATTGCTGATCTTAAGATGGATATTGCAAAGAAGTTTGGCATGGTGCAGCCAAATGCTTCAGATACACAGGCTGTAAGGGCCGTGTTTATGATCGATCCAAAAGCAAAGATAAGGGCAATTTTGTATTACCCGCTGTCTAACGGACGTAATATGGATGAGGTCAGGAGATTATTACTTGCAATGCAAAAATCGGATGCTGAAAATGTTGCAACCCCTGCCAACTGGCAACCGGGGGATGATGTGATTATTCCACCACCGGGTTCATGTGGGACTGCTAAGGAAAGAGTGGAATCGAAAGATGAGGATACATACTGTCTTGACTGGTTCATGTGCTTCAAGAAACAATGA
- a CDS encoding glycosyltransferase encodes MLESKCIIIAGEEAGPKSNKMGGIWNVIDAEAKNLANLIGKGIIDEKTAPSIIVAGPYYGHSGSDWNKGLNRITDMSGLEEMEDEGEIFETIEEIKKKGIDVFAGTEQVNGVKIIHLMFRTNDFCRVSTEYKGQEMCLANFIKSEAYDFINLDSMAYENLDNGMEYTHYLNLSYAISEFVKTLVTLREKSAEEYEDKAISEFAASLMPAVHVSLHCHEFGVFYTLARLKKLGISVNTVATYHATLPGRSSGHRSIQKIRENDSSWDSGVPVNFTKLESLSAYSDVVTAVGDSTRKEIKLFYGIDSIVVRNGIDSDSEEIDWDKKTACRKKIQEFLSEKIYNVYDSKMIPADRIIPIFSISRIEIENKGYPDLLDSLVILDRMVKVEIDAGHLDENYRVVCFIVAAHGPKTNPPENFPINLPEEVLVGEEIRLQQMIKARGLECSKIPDGSRHVTAVLYPQWISDNDGGLNLRPDEFMAGCIAGVFPSKYEPFLLTGLEAGKEATPSIVSKICGFSDALTTLKRLVMGMGGVIVVDNINLPYLESIADYALVMDYFIDTYTDDKVKYNLLCQEANLLAKDMNWEEPIKTYYELLTGTRME; translated from the coding sequence ATGCTGGAAAGCAAATGCATAATAATAGCTGGCGAAGAAGCTGGACCAAAATCCAATAAGATGGGGGGCATATGGAATGTTATTGATGCCGAAGCAAAGAATCTTGCCAATCTGATAGGCAAAGGTATCATCGATGAAAAAACAGCACCCAGTATAATTGTTGCTGGTCCTTATTATGGTCACAGCGGTTCAGACTGGAACAAAGGACTGAATCGAATCACTGATATGAGCGGTCTTGAAGAAATGGAAGATGAAGGTGAGATCTTCGAAACCATTGAAGAGATAAAAAAGAAAGGTATCGATGTTTTTGCCGGAACTGAACAGGTAAATGGTGTGAAAATAATTCACCTTATGTTCAGGACAAATGATTTTTGCAGGGTCAGCACAGAATACAAAGGACAGGAAATGTGCCTTGCCAATTTCATCAAATCAGAAGCATATGACTTTATTAACCTGGATTCCATGGCATATGAGAACCTGGACAACGGCATGGAGTATACCCATTACCTAAACCTTTCATACGCAATTTCTGAATTTGTAAAAACACTTGTAACACTCCGTGAAAAAAGCGCAGAAGAGTATGAGGACAAAGCAATATCTGAATTTGCAGCATCCCTCATGCCAGCTGTCCATGTTTCACTCCACTGTCACGAATTCGGTGTCTTCTATACCCTTGCCCGCCTCAAGAAACTTGGAATAAGTGTCAATACTGTCGCAACATACCATGCAACACTTCCAGGCAGGTCATCGGGACATCGTTCAATTCAGAAAATAAGGGAGAATGACAGCTCATGGGATAGCGGAGTTCCAGTCAATTTCACAAAGCTCGAATCCCTATCAGCATACTCCGACGTTGTAACTGCAGTCGGAGATTCGACACGTAAGGAAATAAAACTTTTCTATGGCATAGATTCAATAGTTGTCCGCAATGGAATAGACAGCGACAGCGAAGAGATAGACTGGGATAAAAAGACAGCCTGCAGGAAAAAAATACAGGAATTCCTTTCTGAAAAGATATACAATGTATATGACAGCAAGATGATACCAGCTGACAGGATAATACCGATTTTTTCAATATCCCGTATCGAGATCGAGAATAAAGGGTATCCGGATCTGCTTGATTCCCTTGTAATACTGGACAGGATGGTTAAAGTTGAGATCGATGCCGGCCATCTTGACGAGAACTATCGTGTGGTCTGTTTCATTGTTGCTGCCCATGGACCAAAGACAAATCCGCCTGAGAACTTCCCCATAAACCTCCCTGAAGAAGTACTGGTTGGAGAAGAAATTCGTCTCCAGCAGATGATCAAGGCCAGAGGCCTGGAATGCTCTAAAATACCTGATGGGAGTCGGCATGTTACTGCAGTATTGTACCCGCAGTGGATATCCGACAATGACGGTGGGCTGAACCTGAGACCTGATGAGTTCATGGCAGGATGTATTGCCGGTGTTTTCCCTTCAAAATATGAGCCTTTTCTGCTTACAGGACTTGAAGCGGGAAAAGAAGCAACCCCAAGCATTGTTAGTAAAATATGCGGATTCAGTGATGCACTCACGACCTTAAAAAGACTGGTAATGGGAATGGGAGGAGTGATCGTTGTGGACAATATCAATCTTCCGTACCTCGAATCAATTGCGGATTACGCCCTTGTCATGGACTATTTCATTGACACATATACAGATGATAAGGTAAAATATAATCTCCTTTGTCAGGAAGCAAATCTACTTGCGAAAGACATGAACTGGGAAGAACCCATCAAAACATACTATGAGCTTCTCACAGGAA
- a CDS encoding CNNM domain-containing protein: MNDIIIWFLIVLCLIQSGIFSGLTIGLFGLSRLRLEIETEAKNEDAKKVLELRRNSHLLLSTLLWGNVGINVLLTLLTDSVMAGTSAFILSTVLITIFGEIAPQAYFTRNSLRLGSTLSPLIKFYVLLLYPVSKPSSMVLDKWLGKEKMEFFKERSLRIMLRKHIISESSDIDRLEGLGALNFLSIDDLKIKQEGSVVDPSSIISLPTFNGLVIFPSSDGPEFEELLKKIASSSKKWVIVLDETDRPVMAIDSGSFLRDAIYRKPEFNPYRYCHHPIIVSDSNEQIGDVLHKLKVYPEDSEDDVIDNDLILYWNREDPEKMIITGSDILGRLLRGIVVRVE; encoded by the coding sequence ATGAATGACATAATAATATGGTTTTTAATAGTTCTTTGCCTGATTCAATCTGGCATATTTTCCGGTCTGACAATAGGTCTGTTCGGTCTGAGTCGACTTCGTCTTGAGATAGAGACAGAAGCTAAGAATGAGGATGCAAAAAAAGTACTGGAACTAAGGCGTAATTCTCACCTGCTGCTCTCTACTTTATTATGGGGTAATGTCGGCATCAATGTTCTTCTGACATTGCTGACGGATTCGGTAATGGCTGGCACCTCAGCTTTTATTTTATCTACAGTTCTCATCACAATTTTTGGTGAGATAGCTCCACAGGCTTATTTCACAAGAAATTCCTTAAGACTTGGGTCTACATTATCCCCACTTATCAAATTTTATGTACTGTTGTTGTACCCTGTTTCAAAGCCATCCTCTATGGTTCTGGATAAGTGGCTTGGAAAAGAAAAAATGGAGTTCTTCAAAGAGCGTTCACTCAGGATAATGCTCAGGAAACATATTATTTCAGAAAGTAGTGACATCGATCGCCTTGAAGGGCTTGGAGCTTTGAATTTCTTATCCATAGATGATCTTAAAATCAAGCAGGAAGGTTCTGTAGTGGATCCTTCCAGTATAATTTCCCTGCCTACTTTTAATGGTCTTGTCATATTTCCATCATCTGATGGACCAGAGTTCGAAGAATTGCTGAAAAAAATCGCGTCGAGTTCAAAGAAATGGGTTATAGTTTTGGATGAAACCGATAGGCCTGTGATGGCGATTGACTCCGGTTCTTTTCTGAGGGACGCGATATACAGAAAACCGGAGTTCAATCCGTACCGATACTGCCACCACCCTATAATTGTAAGTGATTCCAATGAACAAATTGGTGATGTACTCCATAAGTTAAAAGTATATCCGGAAGATTCAGAGGATGACGTTATAGATAACGATCTGATACTTTACTGGAACAGGGAAGACCCTGAAAAGATGATCATAACAGGTTCAGATATACTAGGTCGCCTCCTCAGGGGGATAGTCGTAAGGGTTGAATGA
- a CDS encoding MarC family protein codes for MIYAFSSLFAVVSPVGVVITFVSLTTDMTLEEKNALGTKSVILACAIALFFAISGEMILDFFGISIDALRVAGGILLFTVAFDMILAKVSRESITDTEIDKSMDRSDIWIFPIALPLLTGPGTITTVIVLMGSAASLLQNIAVTIAILLTFAITLVLFRFSRRVYKFLGYTGMLVFTRLMGLLLAAMAVNFIALGIWNIYTSFQ; via the coding sequence TTGATATACGCATTCAGTTCCCTTTTTGCAGTAGTCAGTCCGGTTGGTGTAGTTATCACATTCGTTTCACTGACAACTGATATGACACTGGAAGAAAAGAATGCACTTGGCACAAAATCCGTAATTCTTGCATGTGCAATTGCTTTATTTTTTGCAATATCCGGAGAAATGATACTGGATTTCTTCGGAATAAGTATTGACGCACTAAGAGTAGCTGGTGGAATACTACTTTTCACTGTGGCTTTTGATATGATACTTGCAAAGGTTTCCCGTGAAAGCATAACAGATACAGAAATTGACAAATCGATGGACCGCAGTGATATATGGATATTCCCTATCGCCCTTCCACTTTTAACAGGCCCGGGCACTATCACAACCGTTATTGTCCTCATGGGAAGTGCAGCTTCATTATTGCAAAACATTGCAGTTACGATTGCAATATTGCTAACCTTTGCAATTACATTAGTATTGTTCCGTTTTTCCAGAAGAGTTTATAAATTCCTCGGATATACCGGAATGCTGGTTTTCACCAGGCTGATGGGACTTTTACTGGCAGCAATGGCTGTGAATTTCATCGCCCTTGGAATCTGGAATATTTATACATCATTTCAGTGA